A genomic region of Barnesiella viscericola DSM 18177 contains the following coding sequences:
- the traN gene encoding conjugative transposon protein TraN produces MRKVIIMFALAMGIATANAQENVTVETTNGSEQPTLTKEVYPQKEADGDLYHGLSRKLTFDRMIPPHGLEVTYDKTVHIIFPAEVRYVDLGSPDLIAGKADGAENVIRVKATVRNFPNETNMSVITEDGSFYTFNVKYAAEPLLLNVEMCDFIHDGSTVNRPNNAQEIYLKELGSESPMLVRLIMKSIYKQNKREVKHIGCKRFGIQYLLKGIYTHNGLLYFHTEIRNQSNVPFDVDYITWKIVDKKVAKRTAVQEQIILPLRAQNYATLVPGKKSERTVFTMAKFTIPDDKCLIVELNEKNGGRHQSFVIENEDLVRAGTINELQVR; encoded by the coding sequence ATGAGAAAAGTAATCATCATGTTTGCCCTCGCTATGGGCATCGCAACTGCTAACGCGCAGGAGAATGTAACCGTTGAAACGACCAACGGAAGTGAACAACCGACCTTGACGAAGGAGGTCTACCCGCAGAAGGAGGCGGACGGCGACCTGTATCACGGGCTGTCGCGCAAGCTGACCTTCGACCGCATGATACCGCCGCACGGTCTGGAAGTGACCTACGACAAGACCGTCCACATCATCTTTCCGGCGGAGGTGCGCTATGTAGATTTAGGCTCGCCCGACCTAATTGCCGGGAAAGCAGACGGAGCGGAGAACGTAATCCGCGTGAAGGCTACCGTGCGGAACTTCCCCAACGAAACCAACATGTCCGTCATCACGGAGGACGGCAGTTTCTACACCTTCAACGTGAAGTATGCCGCCGAACCGCTGCTGCTCAACGTGGAGATGTGCGACTTCATCCATGACGGCAGCACGGTGAACCGCCCGAACAACGCGCAGGAAATCTATCTGAAAGAGCTGGGCAGCGAAAGCCCGATGCTGGTGCGACTTATCATGAAGTCAATTTACAAGCAGAACAAGCGCGAGGTGAAGCATATCGGCTGCAAGCGTTTCGGCATCCAGTACCTGTTGAAAGGCATCTACACGCACAACGGCTTGCTTTATTTCCACACGGAGATAAGGAACCAGAGCAACGTGCCTTTCGATGTGGACTACATCACTTGGAAAATCGTGGACAAGAAGGTGGCGAAGCGTACCGCCGTGCAGGAGCAGATCATTCTGCCGCTCCGTGCGCAGAACTACGCCACACTCGTGCCGGGCAAAAAGAGTGAGCGCACGGTCTTCACTATGGCGAAGTTCACCATCCCCGATGACAAGTGCCTCATTGTGGAACTTAACGAGAAGAACGGCGGCCGTCACCAGTCCTTCGTGATCGAGAACGAGGATTTGGTACGCGCGGGTACCATCAACGAACTTCAAGTGCGCTGA
- a CDS encoding PcfK-like family protein, which translates to MKGTDHFKRTIYMYLEQRAEEDALFAKKYRNPAKNMDECVTHILNYVQKSGCNGFTDGEIFGQAIHYYEENEIEVGKPMDCQVVVNHVVKLTAEEKAEARQNAVRKYQEEELRKLQNRHRPSARKENQPQPSLFDLGL; encoded by the coding sequence ATGAAAGGAACAGACCATTTCAAGAGAACGATATATATGTACTTGGAACAGCGTGCGGAGGAAGATGCGCTATTTGCAAAGAAGTACCGCAACCCTGCCAAGAACATGGACGAGTGCGTGACCCACATTCTGAACTATGTGCAGAAAAGCGGTTGCAACGGTTTCACGGACGGAGAGATATTCGGGCAAGCCATCCACTACTATGAGGAAAACGAGATAGAGGTGGGCAAACCGATGGACTGCCAAGTGGTTGTGAACCACGTTGTGAAACTCACGGCAGAGGAAAAGGCGGAGGCACGTCAGAACGCTGTCCGCAAATACCAAGAGGAGGAACTCCGCAAGTTGCAGAACCGCCACAGACCGTCAGCGAGAAAAGAAAACCAACCCCAACCCTCATTATTTGATTTAGGCTTATGA
- a CDS encoding DUF3873 domain-containing protein, whose product MTTRMTINGVSTCAEAGTEKYERFQSGIGRRRRTLVQYDYRHPIDRELFSCVKPTLDECRAARDKWLNAKKGKEDRL is encoded by the coding sequence ATGACAACACGAATGACCATCAACGGAGTAAGCACCTGCGCGGAAGCAGGTACGGAGAAATACGAGCGTTTCCAATCGGGTATCGGAAGACGCAGGCGGACACTTGTGCAGTACGACTACCGCCACCCCATAGACAGAGAATTGTTCTCTTGTGTCAAACCCACGTTGGACGAGTGCCGAGCCGCACGGGACAAGTGGCTGAACGCAAAGAAGGGAAAGGAGGACAGACTATGA
- a CDS encoding IS1595 family transposase → MNIGKFNSLYDLLESFPTEESCIKYLEQQRWANGIPVSPYDPTSKVYNRGDGMYRCKNTGKNFNVRIGTLFEGSKVPLRKWFVAIYEITSRKKGISSIELSKRISVTYKTAWFMNHRIRECFGIILEEKLDGEVELDETFVGGKNKNRHCSKRVKNSQGRSFKDKVPVMGMLQRGGKLVCKVVRDTSYKSLTVPILKTVKRTATLFSDEWCGYKTISKLYEHYIVDHGHGQYVDEDAYTNNIEGFWSILKRGLTGIYNHTSKKHLQRYVNEFCFRYNTRDFDDVSRFDWLLCNSNYRITFQRLIK, encoded by the coding sequence ATGAATATTGGTAAATTCAACTCCTTGTATGACCTTTTGGAGTCATTCCCTACGGAGGAAAGCTGCATTAAATATCTTGAGCAACAACGTTGGGCAAACGGTATTCCTGTTTCTCCATATGACCCCACGTCTAAAGTATATAACCGTGGCGATGGAATGTACCGTTGCAAAAATACTGGTAAGAATTTCAACGTAAGAATTGGGACGTTGTTTGAAGGTTCAAAAGTCCCTTTGAGAAAATGGTTTGTAGCTATCTATGAAATTACATCACGCAAGAAAGGTATTTCATCTATTGAACTATCCAAAAGAATATCCGTGACTTATAAAACTGCGTGGTTTATGAATCATCGTATCCGTGAATGTTTTGGTATTATTTTGGAAGAGAAACTTGATGGAGAAGTTGAATTAGACGAAACTTTTGTTGGGGGTAAGAACAAAAACCGGCATTGTAGCAAGAGGGTAAAGAATAGCCAAGGTAGGAGTTTTAAAGATAAAGTTCCAGTAATGGGTATGCTTCAGCGTGGAGGAAAACTGGTTTGTAAGGTAGTCCGTGACACTTCTTATAAATCATTGACTGTACCTATCCTAAAAACGGTAAAAAGAACAGCAACGTTATTCTCAGATGAATGGTGCGGATACAAAACCATTAGCAAACTTTATGAGCATTACATCGTTGATCACGGACATGGGCAATACGTTGATGAAGATGCTTATACCAACAACATTGAAGGATTTTGGAGCATTCTGAAACGTGGCTTGACGGGAATATATAACCACACAAGCAAGAAACATCTTCAACGATATGTTAATGAGTTCTGCTTTCGCTATAATACGAGAGATTTTGATGACGTTTCACGATTTGATTGGTTACTTTGTAACTCAAATTATCGCATCACGTTTCAACGTCTGATAAAATGA
- a CDS encoding DUF3872 domain-containing protein: protein MNILNNRNKRTSIFKAVALCLIAAMSFTLVSCDDDMDIQQSYPFTVEVMPVPNKVVKGQTVEIRCELKKEGDFSGTLYTIRYFQFEGEGSLKMDNGITFLPNDRYLLENEKFRLYYTAAGDEAHNFIVVVEDNFSNSYELEFDFNNRNVKDDDLTIVPIGNFSPLLK from the coding sequence ATGAACATACTGAACAACAGAAACAAGAGAACATCAATATTCAAGGCAGTGGCGTTATGCCTGATAGCCGCCATGTCATTCACCCTCGTGTCATGTGACGATGACATGGACATCCAGCAGTCCTATCCCTTCACGGTGGAGGTCATGCCCGTGCCGAACAAGGTAGTAAAGGGGCAGACAGTGGAAATCCGCTGTGAACTGAAAAAGGAGGGCGACTTTTCGGGTACGCTCTATACCATCCGCTATTTCCAGTTCGAGGGGGAAGGCTCGCTCAAAATGGATAACGGCATCACCTTCCTGCCTAACGACCGCTACCTGCTGGAGAACGAAAAATTCCGCCTGTACTACACGGCGGCGGGTGATGAGGCGCATAATTTCATCGTGGTGGTGGAGGATAACTTTAGCAACTCCTACGAACTGGAATTTGACTTCAACAACAGGAATGTAAAGGACGACGATCTTACCATCGTTCCCATCGGCAACTTCAGCCCCTTGTTGAAATGA
- a CDS encoding DUF6956 domain-containing protein, protein MNTTYQTLIVKFSEPITALDGIFDDTGAWGTDTLKGWIDDYESTRFTATDSHTAVITSEYNMECVKEWLQRQTPISEMREF, encoded by the coding sequence ATGAACACGACCTATCAAACGCTGATAGTCAAGTTCAGCGAACCTATCACGGCATTGGACGGTATCTTTGACGATACCGGAGCGTGGGGAACGGACACCCTCAAGGGGTGGATAGATGATTACGAAAGCACACGTTTCACCGCCACCGACAGCCATACGGCAGTCATCACGAGCGAGTACAATATGGAATGTGTGAAAGAGTGGCTACAACGGCAGACCCCCATTTCCGAAATGCGAGAATTTTGA
- a CDS encoding conjugal transfer protein TraO, whose protein sequence is MRKYIAIIIASLALFTGQAHAQRCLPKMQGIEVRANMADGFNPGGKDGGYSFGAALSTYTKKGNKWVFGGEYLLKNNPYKDTKIPVAQFTAEGGYYFKILSDARKIVFVYAGASALAGYEAVNWGKKVLHDGSTLHDRDAFIYGGALTLDVECYVADRIALLANLRERCLWGGDTRKFHTQFGVGIKFIIN, encoded by the coding sequence ATGAGAAAATACATCGCAATAATCATCGCGTCGCTTGCCCTTTTCACGGGGCAGGCGCACGCCCAGCGATGCCTGCCGAAGATGCAGGGCATCGAGGTAAGAGCGAACATGGCGGACGGCTTCAATCCCGGTGGCAAGGACGGCGGGTACAGCTTCGGGGCGGCACTCTCCACCTACACGAAGAAGGGGAACAAGTGGGTGTTCGGTGGCGAATACCTGTTGAAGAACAATCCCTACAAGGACACCAAGATACCCGTGGCGCAGTTCACGGCGGAGGGCGGCTATTACTTCAAGATACTGTCGGACGCCCGAAAGATTGTTTTCGTCTATGCCGGGGCTTCGGCTCTCGCCGGATATGAGGCGGTAAATTGGGGGAAGAAGGTGCTGCATGACGGCTCCACGCTGCACGACCGGGACGCCTTCATCTACGGCGGTGCGCTGACGCTCGATGTGGAGTGTTACGTGGCAGACCGTATCGCCCTGCTTGCCAACCTGCGGGAGCGTTGCCTTTGGGGTGGCGACACACGGAAGTTCCACACGCAGTTCGGGGTCGGTATCAAGTTCATCATCAACTGA
- a CDS encoding toprim domain-containing protein, with protein sequence MERTEIDAVRRMPLADFLARLGHEPVRRSGNELWYLAPYRGERTSSFRVNVAKQLWYDFGLGKGGDIFTLAGEFLQSDDFMKQAKFIAEAANMTVAGWEKPVYLSKPTESVFEDVEVAPLLRSLLTEYLEERGIPYAIASRHCCRLNYGVRGKRYFAVGFPNMAGGYEVRSRYFKGCIPPKSVSLVKANDIPADECLVFEGFMDFLSAVTLGVTGNADCLVLNSVANVEKAAGLLDGYGRIGCFLDRDEAGRRTLAALTMRYGERVTDRSSLYDGCKDLNEYLQLTTKKQKNNHLKIEEQ encoded by the coding sequence ATGGAAAGGACGGAAATAGATGCTGTCAGAAGGATGCCGCTTGCGGATTTTCTCGCACGGCTGGGGCATGAGCCTGTCAGAAGGAGCGGTAACGAGCTGTGGTATCTTGCCCCGTACAGGGGCGAGCGCACATCCTCTTTCCGTGTGAACGTGGCGAAACAGCTCTGGTACGACTTCGGTTTGGGCAAGGGCGGCGACATCTTCACGCTTGCCGGGGAGTTTCTGCAAAGCGATGACTTCATGAAGCAAGCGAAGTTCATAGCGGAAGCCGCCAATATGACGGTTGCCGGATGGGAAAAGCCCGTCTATCTCTCGAAGCCGACCGAATCCGTTTTTGAGGATGTGGAGGTCGCTCCGCTGCTCCGCTCACTGCTGACGGAGTATTTAGAGGAACGGGGCATCCCTTACGCCATCGCATCCCGTCACTGCTGCCGCTTGAACTACGGTGTGCGTGGAAAACGGTATTTTGCCGTTGGCTTTCCGAACATGGCAGGTGGCTATGAAGTCAGAAGCCGATATTTCAAGGGTTGCATACCTCCGAAGTCTGTATCACTGGTAAAGGCGAATGACATCCCGGCTGACGAGTGCCTCGTGTTCGAGGGCTTCATGGACTTTCTCTCTGCCGTGACGCTTGGTGTAACCGGTAACGCTGACTGTCTTGTGCTGAACTCAGTCGCCAACGTGGAGAAGGCGGCGGGATTGCTGGACGGATACGGGCGCATCGGCTGCTTCCTCGACCGTGACGAAGCCGGACGGCGGACGCTTGCCGCACTTACCATGCGATACGGGGAACGTGTCACCGACCGTTCCTCCCTCTATGACGGTTGCAAGGACTTGAACGAGTACCTGCAACTGACAACGAAAAAACAGAAAAACAACCATCTAAAAATCGAAGAACAATGA
- a CDS encoding IS1380-like element IS615 family transposase, translating to MAKVAIKSERLTPFGGIFPIMEQFTSLLSSTIDSTLGLRCKLYGYQYSEIIRSLLCVYFCGGSCVEDVTAHLMSHLSLHPTLRTCSADTILRAINELTRENISYTSDAGKSYDFNTADTLNTLLLNCLLSTGQLKEGGEYDVDFDHQFIEAEKYDAKPTYKKFLGYRSGVAVIGDMIVGIENSDGNTNVRFHQKDTLKRILERLEEKKLTVKRFRADCGSCSEDIVDEVRKHCRTFYIRANRCCSLYDDIFALRGWKKEEINGIVFELNSILVEKWKGKPYRLVIQRQRRMGSGPDLWEGEYTYRCILTNDYESSMRDIVEFYNMRGGKERVFDDMNNGFGWDRLPKSFMAENTVFLLLTALIRNFYKAIMQRIEVKKFGLKETSRIKTFVFKFISVPAKWIKTARQCVLNIYTDNHAYAEAFKTSSG from the coding sequence ATGGCAAAGGTAGCAATAAAATCCGAAAGACTCACTCCTTTTGGAGGCATATTTCCAATCATGGAGCAATTTACCTCCCTTCTCTCCTCTACAATTGACTCAACACTTGGGTTGAGATGCAAACTCTATGGTTATCAATACAGCGAAATCATCCGCTCCCTCCTATGCGTTTACTTCTGCGGCGGTTCTTGCGTTGAGGATGTCACCGCCCACTTAATGAGTCATCTTTCCCTTCACCCCACACTCCGCACCTGTAGCGCCGACACCATCCTTAGGGCAATAAACGAACTGACCCGGGAAAACATCTCATACACGTCTGATGCCGGAAAGTCCTATGATTTCAATACGGCAGACACACTCAACACATTGCTCCTGAATTGCCTGTTGTCCACAGGGCAGTTGAAAGAGGGCGGGGAGTATGACGTTGACTTTGACCACCAGTTCATTGAGGCGGAGAAGTACGATGCAAAGCCCACGTACAAGAAATTTCTTGGTTACAGGTCCGGTGTGGCCGTTATCGGCGACATGATTGTCGGCATAGAGAACAGCGACGGCAACACCAATGTACGCTTTCACCAGAAGGACACGCTAAAGAGGATTTTGGAGAGACTTGAAGAGAAGAAGCTGACAGTCAAACGCTTCAGGGCCGACTGCGGCTCATGCTCTGAAGACATTGTGGATGAGGTCAGGAAGCATTGCAGGACATTCTACATACGCGCCAACCGCTGCTGCTCGCTCTATGATGACATCTTCGCGCTCAGAGGGTGGAAGAAGGAAGAGATAAACGGCATCGTGTTTGAGTTGAACTCCATTCTCGTTGAGAAGTGGAAGGGCAAACCGTATCGCCTGGTAATCCAGAGACAGAGACGCATGGGCAGTGGACCGGACCTGTGGGAGGGGGAATATACATACCGCTGCATCCTGACCAACGATTACGAATCATCCATGAGGGACATCGTGGAGTTCTATAACATGCGCGGTGGCAAGGAACGCGTCTTTGATGACATGAACAATGGGTTTGGATGGGACAGACTGCCTAAATCCTTCATGGCGGAAAATACCGTGTTCCTGCTCCTGACGGCACTGATACGCAATTTCTACAAGGCCATCATGCAAAGGATTGAAGTGAAGAAGTTCGGGCTCAAGGAAACCAGCCGTATCAAGACGTTTGTCTTCAAATTCATTTCAGTACCTGCCAAGTGGATTAAGACCGCAAGGCAATGTGTGCTGAATATCTACACCGACAACCATGCATATGCAGAAGCCTTCAAAACTTCTTCCGGATGA
- the erm(F) gene encoding 23S rRNA (adenine(2058)-N(6))-methyltransferase Erm(F), whose product MTKKKLPVRFTGQHFTIDKVLIKDAIRQANISNQDTVLDIGAGKGFLTVHLLKIANNVVAIENDTALVEHLRKLFSDARNVQVVGCDFRNFAVPKFPFKVVSNIPYGITSDIFKILMFESLGNFLGGSIVLQLEPAQKLFSRKLYNPYTVFYHTFFDLKLVYEVGPESFFPPPTVKSALLNIKRKQLFFDFKFKAKYLAFISCLLEKPDLSVKTALKSIFRKSQVRSISEKFGLNLNAQIVCLSPSQWVNCFLEMLEVVPEKFHPS is encoded by the coding sequence ATGACAAAAAAGAAATTGCCCGTTCGTTTTACGGGTCAGCACTTTACTATTGATAAAGTGCTAATAAAAGATGCAATAAGACAAGCAAATATAAGTAATCAGGATACGGTTTTAGATATTGGGGCAGGCAAGGGGTTTCTTACTGTTCATTTATTAAAAATCGCCAACAATGTTGTTGCTATTGAAAACGACACAGCTTTGGTTGAACATTTACGAAAATTATTTTCTGATGCCCGAAATGTTCAAGTTGTCGGTTGTGATTTTAGGAATTTTGCAGTTCCGAAATTTCCTTTCAAAGTGGTGTCAAATATTCCTTATGGCATTACTTCCGATATTTTCAAAATCCTGATGTTTGAGAGTCTTGGAAATTTTCTGGGAGGTTCCATTGTCCTTCAGTTAGAACCTGCACAAAAGTTATTTTCGAGGAAGCTTTACAATCCATATACCGTTTTCTATCATACTTTTTTTGATTTGAAACTTGTCTATGAGGTAGGTCCTGAAAGTTTCTTTCCACCGCCAACTGTCAAATCAGCCCTGTTAAACATTAAAAGAAAACAGTTATTTTTTGATTTTAAGTTTAAAGCCAAATACTTAGCATTTATTTCCTGTCTGTTAGAGAAACCTGATTTATCTGTAAAAACAGCTTTAAAGTCGATTTTCAGGAAAAGTCAGGTCAGGTCAATTTCGGAAAAATTCGGTTTAAACCTTAATGCTCAAATTGTTTGTTTGTCTCCAAGTCAATGGGTAAACTGTTTTTTGGAAATGCTGGAAGTTGTCCCTGAAAAATTTCATCCTTCGTAG
- a CDS encoding PcfJ domain-containing protein — protein MKPKTKIQKEVARLSANLRPISATQIDWAYRHCVEHIGYRTKKGNITCSDCGHEWHSDSGLCDTLEGCTCPKCHAELKVQDTRRRIYKETQNFSVITTCKGYQVIRVAQVRCESRKGEPMRFYCHEVVQRWISPDGKVTDMALLRGFLFCYCDVWALGSDMEVRPHNSLYDDVVARSCAYPKMRILPQLRRNGFKGDFHGISPVRLFKALLSDPRIETLMKGGEIEVMKHFLFNTRTADECWASYLIAKRHKYQIDNLSMWCDYLRMLKKLGQDLRNPKNICPEDFMAAHDNATRKIEAIHEKERAAEQRRWEIERREREQQRQLQRKKDAEDFIANKSKFFGLVITDEEIIVKVLESIDEYYNEGKTQGICVFGSGYYKKADTLILSARIGDEIIETVEVDLRTLEVVQCHGKHNQDTEYHERIIDLVNKNANLIRERMKAA, from the coding sequence ATGAAACCGAAGACCAAGATACAGAAAGAGGTGGCAAGACTTTCCGCCAACCTTCGCCCCATATCAGCGACACAAATAGATTGGGCATACCGCCACTGCGTTGAGCATATCGGCTACCGCACCAAGAAAGGGAACATCACCTGTTCCGACTGCGGTCACGAGTGGCACAGCGACAGCGGACTATGCGACACCCTTGAAGGCTGCACCTGCCCCAAATGCCATGCCGAACTCAAAGTGCAGGACACACGCAGACGCATCTACAAGGAAACGCAGAATTTCAGCGTGATAACCACCTGCAAAGGGTATCAGGTAATCCGCGTGGCGCAGGTCAGATGCGAGAGCAGGAAAGGCGAACCGATGCGTTTCTACTGCCACGAGGTCGTGCAGCGTTGGATTTCACCCGACGGCAAGGTTACGGACATGGCGTTGCTCCGTGGCTTCCTTTTCTGCTATTGCGATGTGTGGGCATTAGGCAGCGATATGGAGGTAAGACCGCACAACAGCCTATACGATGATGTGGTGGCAAGAAGCTGTGCATATCCAAAGATGAGGATATTGCCCCAACTCAGACGTAACGGCTTCAAGGGCGATTTCCACGGCATCTCCCCCGTGCGTCTTTTCAAAGCCTTGCTTTCAGACCCAAGAATTGAAACCCTTATGAAAGGCGGTGAGATTGAGGTCATGAAACACTTTCTTTTCAATACCCGTACTGCCGATGAATGTTGGGCATCATATCTGATTGCCAAGCGTCACAAGTATCAGATAGACAACCTCTCAATGTGGTGCGACTATCTGCGTATGCTCAAAAAACTCGGTCAAGACCTCCGTAACCCGAAGAACATCTGTCCCGAAGATTTCATGGCGGCACACGACAACGCAACCCGAAAAATTGAAGCCATACACGAGAAGGAAAGAGCCGCAGAGCAACGCCGTTGGGAGATTGAAAGGCGTGAGCGTGAGCAACAGCGACAACTCCAACGAAAGAAAGATGCGGAGGATTTCATCGCCAACAAATCCAAATTCTTCGGCTTGGTAATCACGGACGAGGAAATAATCGTCAAGGTGCTTGAAAGCATAGACGAGTATTACAACGAGGGCAAGACGCAGGGCATCTGCGTGTTTGGCAGTGGATACTACAAGAAAGCCGACACCCTCATACTATCGGCAAGGATTGGCGATGAGATTATTGAAACCGTAGAGGTGGACTTGCGAACCCTCGAAGTGGTGCAGTGCCACGGCAAGCACAACCAGGACACCGAATATCACGAGCGCATCATAGACCTTGTGAACAAGAACGCCAACCTTATCCGTGAGCGGATGAAAGCGGCATAG
- a CDS encoding glycoside hydrolase family protein: protein MMRVFMTMLCSLLTVCSVSAQISRQEGTDGQAAIYRLPLMERAFLCCRYFEGWHSEKHYPYVGWGHKLLPNEKYSARTMTKRDADELLRKDLRKFVAMFRKFGVDSILLGTLAYNVGPAKLLGSKTIPKSTLIKKLEAGDRNIYREYIAFCNYKGKRHAMLLKRRKAEFALLYIP from the coding sequence ATGATGCGTGTATTCATGACAATGCTCTGTTCACTTCTGACGGTCTGTTCTGTGTCCGCGCAGATCAGCCGCCAAGAGGGAACGGACGGGCAGGCGGCAATCTACCGACTGCCGCTTATGGAACGTGCTTTTTTATGCTGCCGCTACTTTGAAGGCTGGCACTCAGAAAAACACTACCCATACGTCGGTTGGGGTCACAAACTTTTGCCAAACGAGAAGTATTCGGCACGAACCATGACAAAACGGGATGCGGATGAACTTTTGCGGAAAGACCTGCGCAAATTTGTCGCCATGTTCCGTAAATTCGGGGTTGATTCGATTTTGCTTGGCACGTTAGCTTACAATGTGGGACCGGCGAAGCTGTTAGGCAGCAAAACAATCCCCAAAAGCACCTTAATCAAGAAGCTGGAAGCTGGTGACAGGAACATCTACCGTGAGTATATAGCCTTCTGCAACTACAAAGGAAAACGCCACGCCATGCTGCTCAAACGGAGAAAGGCGGAGTTTGCGCTGTTGTATATCCCATAA
- the ltrA gene encoding group II intron reverse transcriptase/maturase, producing the protein MITRVVHPFNLQRALEHVIANKGSAGVDGVSIRELRKVFSEKKLQLIEAIKQGNYQVQPILGIEIPKGNGKTRLLGVPTTTERVLQQALAQTIAPLFEPEFSNYSYGFRPHKNARQAVGQSRDYIHSGLNHIVDIDLKNFFDEVDHCLLLNLIYQKVKCKATMQLIRKWLRAPIKINGKLRKRRKGVPQGSPLSPLLSNILLHQLDKEMTRRGHKFVRYADDFSIYCKSHNQAKATRVVIEKFLKNKLKLTINEEKSGIRKPIHFTILGFGFVPTYEKGSKNQYQLIVSEKAWKKLKERLKTITRKTTPATFEERIAKIKEVQRGWLNYFQGTSILGKLRDLDGWLRNRLRYCIWHHWKKPERKRKNLIRLGVDQDHAYAWSRTRKGGWAIAQSPILGTTITLQRLKKRGYVSLTELHLQLNPSLCEPPST; encoded by the coding sequence ATGATAACAAGAGTAGTACATCCGTTTAATCTTCAAAGAGCATTGGAACACGTGATTGCCAATAAAGGTAGTGCGGGTGTTGATGGTGTTTCTATAAGAGAGCTCCGCAAGGTGTTTTCTGAAAAGAAACTACAACTGATTGAAGCAATCAAACAAGGCAACTATCAAGTACAACCCATTTTAGGTATTGAAATTCCGAAAGGAAATGGGAAAACTCGATTATTGGGTGTTCCCACCACTACAGAACGTGTGTTGCAACAAGCCTTAGCACAAACTATTGCACCACTTTTTGAGCCCGAATTTAGTAATTACAGCTATGGATTTAGACCTCACAAGAATGCCCGACAAGCCGTTGGACAATCTCGGGATTACATCCATTCAGGATTAAACCACATTGTGGATATTGACCTGAAAAACTTCTTTGATGAAGTTGACCACTGTTTATTACTGAATTTAATCTATCAAAAAGTGAAATGCAAAGCTACCATGCAACTCATACGCAAATGGCTCAGAGCACCTATTAAAATCAACGGAAAGCTACGAAAGAGAAGAAAAGGCGTTCCGCAAGGAAGCCCTTTAAGTCCATTATTGTCGAACATTTTACTACATCAACTGGATAAGGAAATGACTCGAAGAGGACACAAATTTGTACGTTATGCGGATGATTTTAGTATTTATTGCAAAAGCCACAATCAAGCCAAGGCAACAAGAGTGGTAATTGAAAAGTTTTTGAAAAACAAACTCAAATTAACTATAAATGAAGAAAAGAGTGGTATCAGAAAACCAATCCACTTCACAATTTTGGGTTTCGGATTCGTACCTACGTACGAGAAAGGAAGTAAAAATCAATACCAACTTATTGTATCGGAAAAAGCATGGAAGAAACTAAAAGAACGACTTAAAACAATCACCCGAAAAACCACACCAGCCACATTTGAAGAGCGTATTGCCAAGATAAAAGAAGTGCAACGCGGATGGTTGAACTATTTCCAAGGCACGAGTATTTTGGGCAAATTACGAGATTTAGATGGTTGGCTTCGCAACCGACTGCGCTATTGCATTTGGCATCATTGGAAAAAACCCGAAAGGAAAAGGAAAAACCTGATTCGATTAGGTGTAGACCAAGACCATGCCTACGCTTGGAGCAGAACACGGAAAGGCGGTTGGGCAATAGCACAAAGTCCTATTCTAGGCACTACCATTACTTTACAACGCTTGAAGAAAAGAGGATATGTTTCCTTAACTGAATTACATTTACAACTTAACCCATCTCTTTGCGAACCGCCGAGTACGTGA